Proteins found in one Paenibacillus borealis genomic segment:
- a CDS encoding TerD family protein, translating to MAINLSKGQKIDLTKTNPGLSKITVGLGWDTNKYDGGKDFDLDVSVFLTNANGKVDKETNFIFFNNKQNENASVVHTGDNRTGEGDGDDEQVQVDLLNVPADVDKIAFTITIYEAESRSQNFGQVSRSYVRIVNDANSEELIRFDLGEDFSVETGVVVGELYRNGAEWKFNAIGSGYKDGLAGLTRDYGLQ from the coding sequence ATGGCTATTAACTTATCCAAGGGACAAAAAATCGATTTGACCAAAACTAATCCGGGCTTGTCCAAAATTACAGTCGGCCTCGGATGGGATACGAATAAATACGATGGCGGTAAGGATTTTGACCTTGACGTGTCTGTATTCCTGACGAATGCTAACGGCAAAGTGGATAAAGAAACGAACTTCATCTTCTTCAACAATAAGCAGAACGAGAACGCTTCCGTTGTTCACACCGGCGACAACCGCACAGGTGAAGGCGACGGAGACGATGAGCAGGTTCAGGTAGATTTGCTCAATGTTCCTGCGGATGTTGATAAAATTGCGTTCACCATTACAATCTATGAAGCAGAATCCAGAAGCCAGAACTTTGGACAAGTCTCCCGTTCTTATGTACGTATCGTGAATGATGCGAACAGTGAAGAATTGATCCGTTTTGACCTGGGGGAAGATTTCTCCGTTGAAACCGGTGTGGTAGTCGGCGAGCTGTACCGCAATGGCGCAGAATGGAAATTCAATGCGATCGGCAGCGGCTACAAAGACGGACTCGCCGGACTGACCCGTGATTACGGTCTGCAATAA
- a CDS encoding TerD family protein, producing the protein MTISLSKGQRIDLTKTNPGLTKVVVGLGWDTNKYSGGKDFDLDASAFLLHEDGKAKGEDDFVFYNNPSGGTGSVTHTGDNRTGEGDGDDEQILVDFSLVPANIQRIGITVTIYDYETRVQNFGQVSNAFVRVVDASSDREILRFDLGEDFSTETAVVFCEFYRHGTDWKFQAVGSGFAGGLSALCKNYGLDAQ; encoded by the coding sequence GTGACGATCAGTCTTTCCAAAGGACAGCGGATCGATCTTACCAAGACCAATCCGGGCCTGACGAAGGTAGTTGTAGGACTTGGCTGGGATACAAACAAGTATAGCGGCGGCAAGGATTTCGATCTGGATGCATCAGCATTTCTGCTGCATGAGGACGGCAAAGCCAAAGGCGAAGACGACTTTGTATTCTATAACAACCCAAGCGGCGGGACAGGCTCCGTAACCCATACAGGCGATAACCGTACAGGTGAAGGCGACGGGGACGATGAGCAGATTCTCGTAGACTTCAGCCTGGTGCCGGCGAATATTCAGCGCATTGGGATTACAGTGACAATCTACGATTATGAAACTCGTGTGCAGAACTTCGGACAAGTCTCCAACGCGTTTGTACGCGTTGTGGATGCCTCCAGTGACCGTGAGATTCTGCGGTTTGATCTGGGTGAGGATTTCTCCACTGAGACTGCCGTTGTCTTCTGTGAATTCTACCGCCATGGCACGGATTGGAAATTCCAGGCGGTCGGCAGCGGCTTTGCCGGCGGGCTAAGCGCTTTATGTAAGAATTATGGACTGGATGCACAATAA
- a CDS encoding TerD family protein: MSTEVVKGQKADLTKGNPGIRNIIVEIGWKAPSSMDIDASAFLLGAQGKVNSDDDLIFYNNPSTPYIRYKDVPGAVSGGLKQFEVGLDKIPAGITKIACTLTLYDGENRKQMFGQMSEAHCRILDQATGAEILRCNLGNHFSVETAVVVGELYRYGEEWKFSAIVAGFSGGLKALCGNYGIEVEDEPAPPAPQPVKTAAPPEPTKLQVPPPRVEQARPAIVIPPPPAPKQTEAPAPALNLNLKKIELKKKGDSINLKKSASGLGELLINLNWNQKQGGGLFSRNKGGVDLDLACLYELKNGSKGVVQALGNAFGNLQQPPYIMLDGDDRTGSVTSGENLRINGSKVAQIERILVFSFIYKGVTNWSEADGVVTLKQDGGPDIVVNLDEHNNRKGMCAIAMIRNVGNETFSIERLVQYFSGHKEMDEAYGWGLRWVAGSK; encoded by the coding sequence ATGAGTACTGAAGTAGTTAAAGGGCAGAAAGCAGACCTGACCAAAGGAAACCCGGGAATCCGCAATATTATTGTTGAGATCGGGTGGAAAGCTCCATCTTCCATGGATATTGATGCCTCTGCGTTCCTCCTCGGGGCACAAGGCAAAGTGAATAGCGACGACGATCTGATTTTTTATAATAATCCGTCTACGCCTTATATCAGATATAAGGATGTGCCGGGAGCAGTTTCGGGAGGACTTAAGCAGTTCGAGGTGGGACTGGATAAGATTCCTGCTGGTATCACGAAAATTGCCTGTACCCTTACCCTGTATGATGGCGAGAACCGCAAGCAAATGTTCGGACAGATGAGCGAGGCCCACTGCCGGATCCTGGATCAGGCGACGGGGGCGGAAATTCTGCGGTGTAACCTGGGAAATCATTTCTCTGTGGAAACGGCTGTTGTGGTAGGAGAATTATATAGATACGGCGAAGAATGGAAATTCAGTGCTATCGTAGCAGGCTTCTCCGGCGGACTCAAAGCGCTGTGCGGCAACTATGGCATAGAAGTGGAGGATGAGCCTGCTCCGCCTGCACCTCAGCCTGTGAAGACGGCGGCACCGCCGGAGCCCACGAAGCTTCAAGTGCCGCCGCCGCGGGTGGAGCAAGCCAGACCAGCTATTGTGATTCCTCCTCCGCCTGCACCGAAGCAGACGGAAGCCCCTGCCCCGGCGCTGAATCTCAATCTGAAGAAGATTGAGCTGAAGAAGAAAGGCGATTCCATTAATCTGAAGAAGTCCGCCTCCGGTCTTGGGGAGCTCTTAATCAACCTGAACTGGAACCAGAAGCAGGGCGGAGGGCTGTTCAGCCGTAATAAGGGCGGCGTGGATCTGGATCTTGCCTGCCTGTATGAACTGAAGAACGGCAGCAAGGGAGTTGTGCAGGCACTGGGCAATGCGTTCGGCAACCTGCAGCAGCCGCCTTACATCATGCTGGATGGGGATGACCGGACCGGCTCCGTAACATCCGGCGAGAATCTGCGTATAAACGGAAGTAAGGTTGCACAGATTGAAAGAATTTTAGTTTTTTCTTTTATTTACAAGGGCGTTACCAATTGGTCCGAGGCAGATGGGGTGGTTACCCTGAAGCAGGATGGAGGACCGGATATTGTCGTTAATCTGGACGAGCATAACAACCGTAAGGGCATGTGCGCCATCGCAATGATCCGGAATGTAGGCAACGAGACCTTCAGTATTGAACGCCTTGTGCAATATTTCAGCGGTCATAAGGAGATGGATGAGGCTTATGGCTGGGGGCTGCGCTGGGTAGCAGGCAGCAAATAA
- a CDS encoding TerC family protein — protein sequence MDWFSDFFRSISENYGHFFSWSDVVGTLSDPVSWGIIGSLILLEGLLSADNALVLAVMVKHLPKEQQRKALFYGILGAYLFRFLAIGLGTFLIKFTLVKVLGALYLFYIAYKGLFKGGGGEEGETENKGTSFWKTVLLVELMDIAFSIDSVVAAFGLSDKVWVLFLGGILGVLMMRGVAQVFLKLIAKYPELEQTAFLLIALIAGKMLAGAFGYEMPHVLFFTILIVVFVGTIVYSSSKRKKEANRKA from the coding sequence ATGGACTGGTTCAGTGATTTTTTTAGGAGTATCAGTGAGAATTATGGGCATTTCTTCTCATGGAGTGATGTTGTAGGAACGCTCTCCGATCCTGTCAGCTGGGGGATCATCGGGAGCCTGATTCTGCTGGAGGGCCTGCTCTCCGCAGATAACGCGCTCGTGCTGGCGGTAATGGTTAAGCATTTGCCGAAGGAACAGCAGCGTAAGGCACTGTTTTACGGGATACTCGGCGCTTATTTATTCAGATTCCTGGCGATTGGTCTGGGTACCTTCCTGATCAAATTCACGCTGGTTAAGGTTCTTGGTGCGCTCTACCTCTTCTATATCGCTTACAAAGGCCTATTCAAAGGCGGCGGTGGAGAAGAAGGCGAGACGGAGAACAAGGGAACCTCTTTCTGGAAGACGGTGCTCCTGGTTGAACTAATGGACATTGCCTTCAGTATTGACAGTGTGGTGGCTGCATTCGGCCTAAGCGACAAAGTTTGGGTACTGTTCCTGGGCGGTATTCTCGGCGTGCTCATGATGCGCGGAGTGGCACAGGTGTTCCTCAAGCTGATTGCTAAATACCCTGAACTCGAACAGACAGCATTCCTGCTTATTGCACTTATTGCGGGTAAAATGCTTGCGGGTGCGTTCGGATATGAAATGCCGCATGTATTGTTCTTCACCATTCTAATTGTAGTGTTTGTGGGTACCATTGTGTACAGCTCTAGTAAACGCAAAAAAGAGGCAAACCGCAAGGCTTAA
- a CDS encoding HpcH/HpaI aldolase/citrate lyase family protein, giving the protein MRYFDYLTQEQETSLFHVPPVSFDHTTSKDLLAYAVGAALYMPATRSSVAEDIIKLRASGLVTVIIDLEDAIGDGEVDYAEESVVRHLAFLSAYAENDPEPRGSLPLLFIRVRNPEQLRDLIFRLGSLITMLTGFVFPKFSVLNGVEFFEAIADYNNTRAYSAPVLYGMPILENAPIIYRESRLDSLLAIRDLLGQYREYVLNVRIGATDFSSLFGLRRSPDISIYDLTPIRDCMSDIINIFGRVEEGYVISGPVWEYFASKGHRVLRPQLRETPFEDTYGKHGREMRNQYISSSMDGLIREVILDKENGIVGKTIIHPSHLRPVQAMYTVMHEEYVDALSIVESNDGSRGVFKSEYYNKMNEIKPHLNWARRILLRSQIYGVLHEQQHFVGLLPENEYTHV; this is encoded by the coding sequence TTGAGATATTTCGATTACCTTACGCAAGAACAGGAAACTTCATTATTTCATGTTCCGCCGGTTTCATTTGATCATACTACCAGCAAGGATTTACTGGCTTATGCCGTCGGAGCTGCCCTTTATATGCCTGCTACGAGGTCCAGTGTTGCCGAAGATATTATTAAGCTCAGAGCCTCGGGGCTCGTTACGGTAATTATAGATTTGGAGGATGCCATAGGGGATGGTGAGGTGGATTATGCTGAAGAATCCGTTGTACGGCATCTCGCCTTCCTGTCCGCTTACGCCGAGAATGATCCGGAGCCCAGAGGCAGTCTGCCGCTGCTGTTCATCCGTGTACGCAATCCGGAGCAGCTGCGGGATCTGATTTTCCGGCTGGGATCTTTAATAACGATGCTGACCGGTTTTGTATTTCCTAAGTTTTCTGTCCTGAACGGTGTGGAGTTTTTTGAGGCCATTGCCGACTACAATAATACGCGCGCCTATTCAGCCCCTGTGCTGTACGGAATGCCGATTCTGGAGAATGCTCCGATCATCTACCGGGAGAGCCGGCTGGACAGCCTGCTTGCGATCCGTGATCTGCTGGGGCAATACCGCGAATATGTGCTTAATGTAAGAATTGGCGCGACGGATTTCTCCAGCCTGTTCGGACTGCGGCGCAGTCCGGATATCAGCATTTATGATCTGACCCCGATCCGTGACTGCATGTCGGATATTATTAATATATTTGGCCGTGTAGAAGAAGGGTATGTCATCTCAGGACCCGTGTGGGAATACTTCGCCAGCAAAGGACACCGGGTACTCCGCCCTCAGCTTCGCGAGACCCCTTTTGAAGATACCTATGGCAAGCATGGACGGGAGATGCGTAACCAGTACATTTCCAGCTCGATGGACGGGCTGATCCGTGAAGTGATTTTGGACAAGGAAAACGGCATTGTGGGTAAAACCATTATTCACCCCTCCCACCTTAGACCCGTGCAGGCGATGTATACAGTAATGCATGAAGAATATGTGGACGCCTTAAGTATTGTGGAGAGCAATGATGGCAGCCGCGGAGTGTTCAAGAGCGAATATTACAACAAGATGAATGAAATTAAGCCGCATTTGAACTGGGCTAGACGTATTTTACTACGATCTCAAATATACGGGGTGTTACATGAACAACAGCATTTTGTCGGATTACTACCCGAGAACGAATATACACACGTTTAA
- a CDS encoding phosphoribosyltransferase family protein — MAARINKKRSFLFVSKVLGKHIPVGPYTPLLSGAALALLLYLEMSADGADRSIMDKLMSQAVHGLIYPEFAEEAYHDLLDARLVLPQPVVFIGFAETATALGHSMYNMFAGGASYIHTTRENIPELESVVTFEEEHSHAVDHLCYALNPKLLSGTEPIVLVDDEITTGNTAINTIRDIQSKFPRQEYVVASLLDWRSAANIQAYRDLEQELGIRITALSLLQGSIKVTGTPLLKPQAESGEEPAALAELVTTYVRDGLERLQVTSADALGIVNLSPYLKYSGRFGLDSADNQRIDEGVSRVAGQLRDLREGSRTLVMGVGEFMYLPMRIAAEMGEGVSYQSSTRSPIHPERREDYGVHSAAAYPSAGDTEITNFIYNVDPGQYDDIFVLLERDVPRQRIEPMTDILQRLAANKVHLIVLTSEPETGGSRI, encoded by the coding sequence ATGGCCGCCCGTATCAATAAGAAACGCTCTTTTCTATTCGTCAGCAAGGTACTTGGCAAACACATTCCTGTAGGTCCTTATACACCTCTGCTTAGCGGAGCGGCACTTGCTCTGCTCTTGTACTTAGAGATGAGCGCTGATGGTGCTGACCGGAGCATTATGGACAAGCTGATGAGCCAGGCAGTTCATGGCCTGATTTATCCTGAATTCGCTGAAGAGGCCTATCATGATCTGCTTGATGCACGTCTGGTTCTGCCTCAGCCTGTCGTCTTCATCGGCTTCGCCGAAACCGCTACCGCCCTGGGCCACAGCATGTACAACATGTTTGCCGGCGGAGCGTCATATATTCATACGACCCGTGAGAATATTCCTGAACTGGAATCGGTGGTCACCTTCGAAGAGGAGCATTCCCATGCAGTGGATCATCTCTGTTATGCCCTGAATCCTAAGCTGTTGTCGGGAACGGAGCCGATTGTGCTGGTGGATGATGAGATTACGACCGGCAATACGGCGATTAATACCATCCGCGATATCCAGTCCAAATTCCCGCGTCAGGAATATGTAGTGGCTTCGCTTCTCGATTGGCGGAGCGCCGCAAATATTCAGGCTTACCGTGATCTGGAGCAGGAGCTGGGCATCCGGATAACAGCCTTATCCTTGCTGCAGGGCAGTATTAAGGTGACAGGCACACCGCTGCTGAAGCCGCAGGCCGAAAGCGGCGAAGAGCCCGCAGCGTTGGCGGAGCTCGTTACCACATATGTGCGGGATGGATTAGAGCGGCTGCAGGTGACCTCTGCGGATGCGCTGGGTATTGTGAACCTCTCCCCCTATCTGAAATACAGCGGCCGCTTTGGTCTGGATTCAGCCGATAACCAGCGGATTGATGAAGGCGTCAGCCGGGTGGCCGGGCAGCTCCGGGACTTGCGGGAAGGCTCCCGCACTCTGGTGATGGGCGTAGGCGAATTCATGTATCTGCCGATGCGGATTGCGGCGGAGATGGGGGAAGGCGTGTCTTATCAGTCCTCCACCCGCAGTCCGATCCATCCGGAGCGGCGTGAGGATTACGGCGTGCACAGCGCAGCTGCATATCCGTCCGCTGGTGACACTGAGATCACGAATTTCATCTATAATGTGGATCCCGGCCAGTATGACGATATCTTCGTGCTGCTTGAGCGCGACGTGCCCCGGCAGCGGATTGAACCGATGACGGATATTTTGCAGAGGCTGGCCGCTAATAAGGTGCATCTTATTGTACTAACCTCTGAACCTGAAACTGGAGGCTCGCGGATATGA
- a CDS encoding cysteine protease StiP family protein, with amino-acid sequence MKGIEFEEIMNRRISPPVPLGSYPASDVTFLLKDLSNVSLERGTAEREEAIQSGVHYSEMLPVEYQPTEQYIELFHETLRHTARKVALAVAVVSEMIVAQRGTANTVLVSLARAGTPIGVLIKRYILERYAADLPHYSISIIRGKGIDENAVLYMLQQHGSDADLQFIDGWTGKGAIRQVLIEACEGMYNKYGIRLNDDLAVLADPGYCSGTFGTREDYLIPSACLNSTVSGLMSRTVLRDDLIGPEEFHGAKFYKEWLDSDLSNVFVEAVTPYFREVAAEGLKLAEEMQADPPEITWQGLADIRSIQETFGIDNINLVKPGVGETTRVLLRRVPWKILVDSMDNPNLRHILLLAADRGVPVEVFPGLTYSCCGIIKPLKGESE; translated from the coding sequence ATGAAGGGAATCGAATTCGAAGAGATTATGAACAGAAGAATATCCCCTCCGGTTCCACTGGGCAGCTACCCTGCTTCCGATGTTACTTTTCTGCTTAAGGATCTCAGTAATGTATCCCTGGAGCGGGGGACAGCCGAACGGGAGGAAGCGATCCAGTCCGGTGTGCACTATTCAGAGATGCTTCCTGTAGAATACCAGCCGACGGAGCAGTATATCGAATTGTTCCATGAGACGCTGCGGCATACCGCGAGGAAGGTGGCGCTTGCTGTAGCTGTTGTATCCGAGATGATTGTGGCTCAGCGGGGAACGGCGAATACGGTGCTGGTCTCACTGGCCAGAGCAGGTACCCCGATAGGCGTGCTGATCAAACGGTATATTCTGGAGCGCTATGCAGCGGATCTGCCGCATTACAGCATCTCTATCATCCGCGGCAAAGGTATCGATGAGAACGCTGTGCTATATATGCTGCAGCAGCACGGAAGTGATGCGGATCTACAGTTTATTGACGGCTGGACCGGCAAGGGAGCTATCCGCCAGGTGCTGATCGAGGCCTGCGAGGGCATGTATAATAAATATGGGATTAGGCTGAATGATGATCTGGCGGTGCTTGCCGATCCCGGATACTGTTCGGGAACCTTCGGCACGAGAGAAGATTATCTGATTCCAAGCGCTTGTCTGAACTCTACCGTATCCGGTCTGATGAGCCGCACAGTGCTGCGGGATGATCTGATCGGACCGGAGGAGTTCCATGGTGCCAAATTCTATAAGGAATGGCTGGATAGTGATTTGTCTAATGTGTTCGTGGAAGCTGTGACCCCTTATTTCCGTGAGGTAGCTGCGGAGGGGCTGAAGCTTGCTGAAGAGATGCAGGCGGATCCTCCGGAGATTACCTGGCAGGGGCTGGCGGATATCCGCAGTATTCAGGAGACCTTTGGTATTGATAATATCAATCTGGTGAAGCCGGGGGTTGGAGAGACGACCCGTGTGCTGCTGCGCAGAGTCCCCTGGAAAATCCTCGTCGATTCTATGGACAATCCCAACCTGCGGCATATTCTGCTGCTGGCCGCTGACCGCGGTGTGCCTGTAGAAGTGTTCCCGGGACTGACGTATTCCTGCTGCGGAATCATTAAGCCGCTGAAAGGGGAGAGTGAATGA
- a CDS encoding HAD family hydrolase → MIYASDLDRTLIYSLNAIGVPGDAPGLVPAEVIDGRTVSYISQQALDMLKELAAKIIFMPVTTRTVAQYRRINLFQETVIPDYAITSNGGNILVNGVVDQEWRAAVGRLVERGSASAEEAGSIVRSVVRAEWIISERYCDELFYTFVVHRDSLPLDEITRMASRLDGLGWKVSLQGRKLYIVPEAVNKSDAILHVRRTVHSEPMVASGDSLLDKSLLAAADYAIAPCHGEIFAEQQAGLVNLEYPFTKQSGVFAGDEIMQYVQTIYNNLTALGVGPQ, encoded by the coding sequence ATGATCTACGCCAGCGATCTGGACCGTACGCTAATCTACTCCCTTAACGCTATCGGAGTTCCCGGGGATGCCCCTGGTCTGGTACCGGCTGAAGTGATTGACGGCAGGACGGTTTCGTATATTTCGCAGCAGGCTCTGGATATGCTGAAAGAGCTTGCGGCGAAAATTATCTTCATGCCGGTGACTACCCGCACGGTAGCACAATACCGGCGGATTAACCTGTTCCAGGAGACTGTTATTCCGGATTATGCCATTACCAGCAACGGAGGCAATATTCTCGTGAACGGTGTAGTGGACCAGGAATGGCGGGCGGCTGTGGGACGGCTGGTGGAACGCGGTTCTGCTTCTGCCGAGGAAGCCGGAAGTATAGTCCGCTCTGTAGTACGGGCAGAATGGATTATCAGCGAGCGTTATTGTGACGAGCTGTTCTATACATTCGTTGTGCACCGTGATTCTCTGCCGCTGGATGAGATTACCCGCATGGCTTCGCGGCTGGATGGCCTGGGCTGGAAGGTATCGCTGCAGGGGCGCAAGCTCTACATTGTGCCGGAGGCTGTGAACAAAAGCGACGCTATCCTTCATGTCCGCCGCACCGTTCATTCGGAGCCTATGGTCGCTTCGGGTGATTCCCTGCTCGACAAAAGCCTGCTTGCCGCGGCTGATTACGCCATTGCCCCCTGCCACGGAGAAATATTTGCCGAGCAGCAGGCGGGTCTAGTAAACTTAGAGTATCCTTTTACGAAGCAATCGGGTGTATTTGCCGGGGATGAGATTATGCAATATGTTCAAACGATATATAATAATTTGACAGCATTGGGAGTTGGGCCACAATGA
- a CDS encoding ATP-grasp domain-containing protein: MKKVNIYFNRWFSVAFHYMNLIRNNEDGIPVQIFATHPDIRHMSLQGADVAGTEPALEGIEYVEFCVDFCRRNEIDIFIPRLHMLDIALHASLFDAIGTKVLVCRDLDLMEMIMDKGKFYESVKATGIMTIPDYHVVSNAAQFKEAYEDLLSKGHKVCFKPTETEGGLGFRIIDNDRSPLEELFGHVTPLISFDEAYRILSGAESFPNLMVMELLEGYEYSIDCLADEKGNLLAAVPRRKAGGRLRLMEHIPELEEVARRVAETYRIPFNFNVQMKYSGEVPKLLEINPRMSGGLHISCLSGINFPYLAVKSALGGEVQPAEFAHNVLASHVEQPLIMKINGESVVTDAVN; the protein is encoded by the coding sequence ATGAAAAAGGTAAATATTTATTTCAATCGCTGGTTTTCCGTGGCTTTTCATTACATGAATCTCATCCGGAACAATGAAGACGGCATCCCGGTTCAAATATTCGCCACCCACCCGGATATCCGCCATATGTCGCTGCAAGGTGCTGATGTTGCGGGAACCGAGCCGGCGCTGGAAGGCATTGAATACGTAGAGTTCTGCGTTGATTTCTGCCGCCGCAATGAGATCGATATTTTCATTCCCCGGCTGCATATGCTCGACATCGCCCTGCATGCTTCCTTATTCGATGCCATCGGCACGAAGGTGCTGGTCTGCCGCGATCTGGATCTAATGGAGATGATCATGGATAAAGGCAAGTTCTATGAGAGTGTGAAGGCTACCGGAATCATGACGATTCCCGATTATCATGTCGTAAGTAATGCAGCGCAGTTCAAGGAAGCATATGAGGATCTCCTATCCAAGGGACATAAGGTCTGCTTCAAGCCTACCGAAACAGAAGGCGGTCTCGGATTCCGGATTATCGATAATGACCGCAGCCCGCTGGAAGAGCTGTTTGGACATGTAACACCGCTGATTTCCTTTGATGAAGCTTACCGTATTCTTTCCGGAGCGGAAAGTTTCCCTAATCTTATGGTTATGGAGCTCCTGGAGGGATATGAATATAGTATTGATTGTCTGGCCGATGAGAAGGGCAATTTGCTTGCTGCTGTCCCGCGCCGTAAGGCAGGCGGACGGCTGCGGCTGATGGAGCATATTCCGGAGCTCGAAGAGGTTGCCCGCAGGGTGGCCGAGACCTACCGGATTCCTTTCAATTTCAATGTCCAGATGAAATACAGCGGCGAGGTACCCAAGCTGCTTGAGATTAACCCGCGGATGTCGGGAGGCTTACATATCTCCTGCCTGTCCGGGATTAACTTCCCTTATCTGGCGGTCAAAAGCGCTCTCGGCGGCGAAGTTCAGCCTGCAGAGTTCGCGCACAATGTCTTGGCCAGCCATGTAGAACAGCCGCTGATCATGAAAATAAACGGAGAATCCGTGGTTACGGATGCCGTGAATTGA
- a CDS encoding toxic anion resistance protein: protein MSTQLIELRKEDEQKVVEEASQLIEKVSKTDTVALDSLMDDIGKLGVKTQEKAGQTLKLLDRPVNDLMSGKRVEVPNMIMKLRNECETLQQSKNVSFLGKMLRKSPLKNYVYKYQSVRTNIDAIITGLRDGRDTLEESIVNMRQLKRTSMEEIYNLQTKIAFGNKLKELFEVEIAKPENEFRKAYLERGLRKVMVRIQSMTEMILLYNQAIAATDIINDNNDKLIDSVNNAIDKTSNLITVSAMIAMSLADQENVINAVEATNKTIEDQFKENARLLRTTTEKTTELLSKPSMSLEAVNQAIGDLLSALDTSEQSNRRIIESCQDYTSKMTTINTQLNNRLGLNEGSQPQALKQAENGLSSFLN, encoded by the coding sequence ATGTCCACGCAGTTGATCGAGCTGAGAAAAGAAGATGAACAGAAGGTAGTGGAGGAAGCTTCCCAGTTAATTGAGAAGGTGTCTAAGACCGATACTGTAGCCCTGGATTCCCTGATGGATGATATCGGCAAGCTTGGCGTGAAGACGCAGGAAAAAGCGGGACAAACCCTCAAGCTGCTGGACCGTCCGGTCAATGACCTGATGAGCGGCAAGCGGGTGGAAGTGCCGAATATGATTATGAAGCTGCGTAATGAGTGCGAGACGCTGCAGCAGAGCAAGAATGTCAGCTTTTTAGGTAAAATGCTGCGCAAGAGTCCGCTCAAGAATTATGTCTACAAATATCAGTCCGTCCGCACCAATATTGATGCAATCATAACCGGTCTGCGTGACGGCCGCGATACGCTGGAAGAGAGCATCGTCAACATGCGCCAGCTGAAGCGGACCTCGATGGAGGAGATTTATAATCTGCAGACCAAAATTGCCTTCGGCAACAAGCTGAAGGAGCTGTTCGAGGTAGAAATCGCCAAGCCGGAGAACGAATTCCGCAAAGCGTATCTGGAACGGGGACTGCGCAAGGTGATGGTACGGATTCAGTCCATGACCGAGATGATCCTGCTCTACAATCAGGCGATTGCTGCAACGGATATCATCAATGACAACAATGATAAGCTGATCGATTCCGTAAACAACGCGATTGATAAGACGTCTAACCTGATTACCGTGTCGGCGATGATTGCCATGTCTCTGGCCGATCAGGAGAATGTCATTAATGCTGTGGAAGCAACCAACAAGACGATCGAGGATCAGTTCAAGGAGAACGCACGGTTGCTGCGTACAACTACCGAGAAGACAACAGAACTGCTGTCCAAGCCGTCCATGTCACTCGAAGCCGTGAATCAGGCGATAGGCGATTTGCTCAGTGCTCTGGATACCTCGGAGCAGTCCAACCGGCGGATTATCGAGAGCTGCCAGGATTATACGTCCAAAATGACGACCATCAACACCCAGCTGAACAACCGGCTCGGGCTTAATGAGGGCTCGCAGCCGCAGGCTTTGAAGCAGGCGGAGAACGGGCTGAGCAGCTTTTTGAACTGA
- a CDS encoding formate/nitrite transporter family protein, with the protein MENEALLQVEKLALKKQKIFRQSIFRYIARAMLASMFIGFGVIVAFKTGNFFYMEQSPMTYPMAAITFGAAIILISYGGGDLFTGDTFYYTYAALRRKMAWTEVVRMWVVSYIGNILGAAAFALLIFLTGLFYDSSVNGFLLNVVAHKMEAPALQLFFRAILCNWLVCLAFFVPMSMKSDGAKMFAMVLFVFCFFISGYEHSIANMCTFAIALVLDHPGTISWGGVVHNLVPVTLGNLIGGGVLMGVMYYYVNKPFLDDESH; encoded by the coding sequence ATGGAGAACGAAGCACTGCTGCAGGTGGAGAAGCTGGCACTGAAGAAACAGAAGATCTTCCGGCAAAGCATATTCCGGTATATAGCCAGAGCCATGCTCGCCAGCATGTTTATCGGATTCGGCGTTATCGTAGCGTTTAAGACCGGCAACTTCTTCTATATGGAACAATCGCCGATGACCTATCCGATGGCTGCGATCACGTTCGGCGCAGCCATCATCCTCATTTCCTACGGCGGGGGAGATTTATTTACCGGAGATACCTTCTATTACACCTATGCGGCCTTGAGACGCAAGATGGCGTGGACTGAGGTAGTGCGGATGTGGGTAGTGAGCTACATCGGCAATATCCTCGGGGCTGCGGCGTTCGCTCTGCTGATTTTTTTGACCGGATTATTCTATGATTCCTCTGTGAACGGGTTTCTGCTGAATGTGGTGGCGCACAAGATGGAAGCCCCGGCGCTGCAGCTGTTCTTCCGGGCTATTCTCTGTAACTGGCTCGTGTGTCTGGCATTCTTCGTACCGATGTCGATGAAGAGCGACGGAGCCAAAATGTTCGCCATGGTTCTATTCGTCTTCTGTTTCTTCATCTCCGGCTATGAGCACAGTATTGCCAACATGTGTACCTTCGCAATTGCCCTCGTCCTGGATCACCCCGGCACCATATCATGGGGAGGCGTTGTGCATAATCTCGTACCGGTCACACTGGGGAATCTCATTGGCGGCGGCGTGCTGATGGGCGTAATGTATTACTATGTGAATAAGCCGTTCCTGGATGATGAGTCTCATTAA